Proteins encoded in a region of the Anoxybacillus amylolyticus genome:
- the tsaD gene encoding tRNA (adenosine(37)-N6)-threonylcarbamoyltransferase complex transferase subunit TsaD encodes MKKDIYVLGIETSCDETAAAVVKNGREIMSNIVSSQMESHKRFGGVVPEVASRHHVEQITLVIEQAMNDADITFAELDAIAVTQGPGLVGALLIGVNAAKALAFAHQLPLISVHHIAGHIYANRLVTEMKFPLLALVVSGGHTELVYMKEHGVFEVVGETRDDAAGEAYDKVARALSLPYPGGPHIDRLAHEGEATIDLPRAWLEEGSYDFSFSGLKSAVINALHNAKQRGETIEAKDMAASFQASVIDVLVTKTVKAAQRYDVRQVLLAGGVAANRGLRAELERKMAMLEGVELVIPPLSLCTDNAAMIAAAGTILFEQGKYATMALNANPGLTLE; translated from the coding sequence GTGAAGAAAGATATTTATGTATTAGGAATTGAAACGAGTTGTGATGAAACCGCCGCGGCAGTCGTGAAAAATGGAAGAGAAATAATGTCCAACATTGTTTCCTCACAAATGGAAAGCCATAAGCGTTTTGGCGGTGTCGTTCCGGAAGTGGCGTCGCGCCATCATGTCGAACAAATTACATTGGTCATTGAGCAAGCAATGAATGATGCTGACATTACTTTTGCTGAACTGGATGCAATTGCGGTAACGCAAGGACCAGGGCTTGTTGGTGCGCTTTTAATTGGGGTTAATGCAGCCAAAGCATTAGCATTTGCCCATCAGTTGCCATTAATTAGCGTTCATCATATCGCTGGACATATTTATGCAAACCGTCTTGTGACTGAAATGAAGTTCCCGCTATTGGCGCTTGTTGTGTCTGGAGGGCATACAGAGCTTGTCTATATGAAAGAACATGGCGTATTTGAAGTGGTTGGGGAGACGAGAGACGATGCCGCTGGAGAAGCATATGATAAGGTAGCACGGGCACTTTCGCTTCCATATCCAGGCGGTCCGCACATTGATCGATTGGCGCATGAAGGAGAAGCGACGATTGATTTGCCGCGAGCGTGGTTGGAAGAGGGCTCGTATGATTTTAGTTTTAGCGGTCTGAAATCAGCAGTTATTAATGCGTTACATAACGCGAAGCAGCGTGGAGAAACGATTGAAGCAAAAGATATGGCAGCAAGTTTTCAAGCGAGCGTGATTGATGTGCTAGTAACGAAAACAGTGAAAGCTGCCCAAAGGTATGATGTTCGTCAAGTATTATTAGCGGGAGGGGTTGCGGCGAATCGCGGGCTACGGGCCGAATTAGAGCGAAAAATGGCTATGCTTGAAGGAGTAGAGCTTGTTATTCCGCCGCTTTCTCTTTGTACCGATAATGCGGCGATGATCGCTGCTGCTGGAACGATTTTGTTTGAGCAAGGTAAGTACGCCACAATGGCGTTAAATGCTAATCCTGGGTTAACTTTAGAGTAA
- a CDS encoding redox-sensing transcriptional repressor Rex — translation MSNEQPKIPQATAKRLPLYYRFLKNLHASGKLRVSSAELSEAVKVDSATIRRDFSYFGALGKKGYGYNVSYLLSFFRKTLDQDEITEVVLVGVGNLGTAFLNYNFMKNNNTQIVMAFDVDEAKVGNEVGGVPVYHLDELEERLNERMTVAILTVPAQVAQPITDRLVRKGIKGILNFTPARLNVPETIRVHHIDLAIELQSLVYFLKNYPAE, via the coding sequence ATGAGCAATGAACAGCCAAAAATTCCACAGGCAACGGCGAAACGACTACCATTGTATTATCGATTCTTGAAAAATTTACATGCATCTGGAAAGTTGCGAGTATCATCAGCTGAACTGAGCGAAGCGGTGAAAGTCGATTCTGCGACAATTCGCCGAGACTTCTCGTACTTCGGTGCGCTTGGAAAAAAGGGATACGGCTATAACGTTAGCTATTTATTGTCGTTTTTCCGAAAAACGCTCGACCAAGACGAGATTACCGAAGTGGTGCTTGTTGGGGTCGGAAATTTAGGGACGGCTTTTTTAAATTACAATTTTATGAAAAACAATAATACGCAAATTGTTATGGCGTTTGATGTTGATGAAGCGAAAGTCGGTAACGAAGTGGGAGGGGTGCCTGTTTATCATTTAGATGAATTGGAGGAACGGCTGAACGAACGAATGACAGTTGCGATTTTAACCGTTCCTGCTCAAGTAGCGCAGCCGATTACCGACCGTTTAGTCCGGAAAGGGATTAAAGGGATTTTAAACTTCACTCCTGCACGTCTAAATGTACCGGAAACTATTCGGGTGCATCATATTGATTTGGCAATTGAATTACAGTCGCTTGTGTATTTTTTAAAAAACTATCCGGCTGAATAA
- a CDS encoding CPBP family intramembrane glutamic endopeptidase: MKRQYWYIIIAYIMMQLSSIPGVPLLRLSGIGGESNTAAEAASGYWAVISFTLTLFLVLFWLRDDMKQRHTRDRAPLAIAWLWAIGGFFLALISQSVAANIEWRIFGIEMGSENTKRIVDIIRLTPALVIVTSVIGPILEEVIFRKIIFGTLYQKYNFFIAATISSLLFAAVHMELEHLLLYWAMGFTFAFLYAKTRRIFVSIFAHVTMNTFVVAMQTIFADHIEPIMHHAEKVQVIFGGF; this comes from the coding sequence TTGAAACGGCAATATTGGTATATTATTATCGCCTACATTATGATGCAGTTATCCAGTATTCCAGGGGTGCCGCTATTGCGTTTGTCCGGAATTGGCGGAGAGTCGAACACTGCTGCAGAAGCAGCATCCGGTTATTGGGCGGTCATTAGCTTTACGCTGACCCTTTTTCTCGTTCTCTTTTGGTTGCGGGATGATATGAAGCAGCGCCATACTCGCGACCGCGCTCCACTGGCGATCGCTTGGCTTTGGGCAATCGGTGGATTTTTTCTCGCGCTCATTTCCCAAAGCGTTGCAGCAAACATCGAATGGCGCATTTTCGGCATTGAAATGGGGTCAGAAAATACAAAGCGCATCGTCGACATCATTCGGCTAACCCCAGCACTCGTCATTGTCACGTCTGTCATTGGTCCGATTTTAGAAGAAGTCATTTTTCGCAAAATTATTTTCGGAACCCTCTATCAAAAATACAACTTTTTTATTGCGGCGACGATCAGCTCGTTATTGTTTGCCGCTGTTCATATGGAGTTAGAGCACCTTCTTTTATATTGGGCAATGGGATTTACATTTGCTTTTCTTTATGCAAAAACAAGACGCATTTTTGTATCGATTTTTGCCCATGTTACGATGAATACGTTTGTCGTCGCCATGCAAACGATTTTCGCTGACCATATCGAACCAATAATGCACCATGCAGAAAAAGTGCAAGTAATCTTTGGAGGCTTTTAA
- the groES gene encoding co-chaperone GroES: MLKPLGDRIVIELIQTEEKTASGIVLPDTAKEKPQEGKVVAVGTGRVLDSGERVAPEVAVGDRIIFSKYAGTEVKYEGKEYLILRESDILAVIG, encoded by the coding sequence GTGTTAAAGCCACTAGGTGATCGCATTGTCATTGAGCTAATTCAGACTGAAGAAAAAACTGCAAGCGGTATTGTGTTGCCAGACACTGCGAAAGAAAAACCACAAGAAGGAAAAGTTGTCGCGGTTGGTACAGGTCGTGTTCTTGACAGCGGTGAGCGCGTAGCTCCAGAAGTAGCGGTAGGCGATCGCATTATCTTCTCAAAATATGCAGGTACAGAAGTAAAATACGAAGGAAAAGAATACTTAATTTTACGCGAAAGCGACATTCTAGCTGTTATCGGTTAA
- the moaC gene encoding cyclic pyranopterin monophosphate synthase MoaC — protein sequence MAAFTHFNEQGHAQMVDITEKIDTVRIAIARTSVTVSKEIYEQITNRTVQKGDVLAVAQVAGVMGAKKTAEIIPMCHPLMLKGVDIQFDWQPKDMHYELMITATVKTKGSTGVEMEALTAASVCALTVYDMCKALDKGIVIGPTYLVEKKGGKSGHYRREE from the coding sequence TTGGCAGCATTTACACATTTTAACGAACAAGGTCATGCTCAAATGGTCGACATTACGGAAAAAATCGATACGGTGAGAATAGCGATCGCAAGGACAAGCGTGACCGTAAGCAAAGAAATTTATGAACAAATTACGAATCGTACCGTGCAAAAGGGGGATGTTTTAGCAGTTGCCCAAGTGGCGGGAGTCATGGGCGCGAAAAAAACAGCCGAGATCATCCCGATGTGCCATCCGCTTATGCTAAAGGGAGTGGATATTCAGTTTGATTGGCAACCGAAAGATATGCATTATGAGTTAATGATTACCGCAACGGTGAAAACGAAAGGAAGCACAGGAGTAGAAATGGAAGCGCTAACGGCCGCATCTGTCTGTGCGTTGACCGTGTACGATATGTGCAAAGCGCTTGATAAAGGAATTGTGATTGGTCCGACTTATTTAGTCGAAAAAAAGGGTGGAAAATCCGGTCATTACCGGCGTGAAGAATGA
- a CDS encoding ABC-F family ATP-binding cassette domain-containing protein: MILLQVRQLSKYFGADLILSNIKLEIQSKDRIALVGKNGAGKSTLLKIIAGEMSYDSGEIIKPKDVTIGYLAQDSGLTSTMSIWDEMLTVFTSLQAMEKELRTMEWQMGDPEVMNDKKRYEKLLKDYDVLQETFKEKGGYQYEAEIRSVLHGLHFSEYDYYSTPVQSLSGGQRTRLALGKMLLTKPDLLILDEPTNHLDMDTLTWLEQYLQGYPGAILLVSHDRYFLDKVVTQVYELSRTTIKKYIGNYSKYLQQKAGDLEREWKLYEKQQEEVAKLKDFIQRNIARASTTKRAQSRRKQLEKMERMEKPTGEEKSASFSFRIERQSGNEVLSAENIAVGYDKEPIIRNIHFRITRGDSIALVGPNGIGKSTLLKAIVGTLSPQNGQFRYGSNVQIGYYDQNQAHLSSNKHVLDELWDEYPLKSEKEIRTVLGNFLFSGDDVLKPVSALSGGEKARLALAKLMMQNANFLILDEPTNHLDLDSKEVLENALIHYPGTILFVSHDRYFINRIATKVYELTKDGITEYLGDYDYYIAKKAEMLELGRLALEEKQSQKNSTDKQTYEQEKEAKKLERQRKRRIEEIETEIAQLEESIANIEQQLCEPSVYEDFQKAQQLTKENEEMKEKLETLLAEWEVLHTSQ; the protein is encoded by the coding sequence ATGATACTTTTACAAGTACGCCAGCTTTCTAAATATTTTGGTGCTGATCTTATTTTATCGAATATAAAACTGGAAATACAATCAAAAGACCGCATTGCACTCGTCGGAAAAAATGGCGCAGGGAAATCGACGCTACTTAAAATAATTGCTGGTGAGATGTCGTACGATAGCGGAGAAATCATTAAACCAAAAGACGTTACAATCGGCTATTTAGCGCAAGATAGCGGTTTAACTTCTACTATGTCCATCTGGGACGAAATGTTGACCGTCTTTACATCGCTTCAAGCAATGGAAAAAGAATTGCGGACGATGGAATGGCAAATGGGCGATCCTGAAGTCATGAACGACAAGAAACGATATGAAAAATTATTAAAAGACTATGACGTGTTACAAGAAACATTTAAAGAAAAAGGAGGGTATCAATACGAAGCCGAAATTCGCTCGGTGCTGCACGGACTACACTTTTCCGAATATGATTATTACTCCACGCCTGTTCAGTCGTTAAGCGGTGGACAACGAACGCGTTTAGCACTCGGAAAAATGCTCCTAACAAAACCGGATTTACTCATTCTTGATGAACCGACCAACCATTTAGATATGGACACGTTAACGTGGCTCGAGCAATATTTGCAAGGATATCCTGGCGCTATTTTGCTCGTTTCTCACGACCGCTATTTTTTGGATAAAGTTGTCACGCAAGTATACGAGCTATCGAGAACGACTATAAAAAAATACATCGGAAATTATAGTAAATATTTGCAGCAAAAAGCGGGAGATTTAGAAAGGGAATGGAAACTATACGAAAAACAACAAGAAGAAGTGGCGAAATTAAAAGACTTTATTCAGCGTAACATCGCCCGCGCGTCGACAACAAAACGTGCGCAAAGCCGCCGAAAGCAGCTCGAAAAAATGGAACGAATGGAAAAACCAACTGGAGAGGAAAAATCGGCTTCCTTTTCATTCCGAATAGAGCGGCAAAGCGGAAACGAAGTGCTTAGCGCGGAAAATATAGCAGTTGGCTACGATAAAGAGCCAATCATTCGCAACATCCATTTCCGCATCACAAGAGGCGACAGCATCGCTTTAGTTGGACCGAACGGAATCGGAAAATCAACGTTACTGAAAGCAATCGTTGGTACCCTTTCGCCGCAAAACGGACAATTTCGCTACGGCTCTAACGTTCAAATCGGCTATTACGACCAAAACCAAGCACATTTATCTTCCAATAAACACGTGCTTGATGAACTTTGGGACGAGTATCCGCTAAAATCAGAAAAAGAAATTCGAACAGTATTAGGCAATTTCCTCTTTTCTGGCGATGATGTGCTAAAGCCAGTATCCGCGTTAAGCGGCGGGGAAAAGGCCAGATTAGCGCTGGCGAAATTAATGATGCAAAACGCAAATTTTCTTATTTTAGACGAGCCAACCAACCATTTGGATTTAGACAGTAAAGAAGTGCTCGAAAATGCCCTTATCCACTATCCAGGGACAATTTTGTTCGTATCCCATGACCGTTACTTCATTAATCGAATTGCCACGAAAGTATACGAATTAACAAAAGACGGCATCACCGAATATTTAGGCGATTACGATTACTACATCGCAAAAAAAGCAGAAATGCTGGAGTTAGGACGTTTGGCTCTCGAAGAAAAGCAGTCACAAAAAAACAGTACCGACAAACAAACATACGAACAAGAAAAAGAAGCCAAAAAACTTGAACGACAACGAAAGCGACGAATTGAAGAAATCGAAACAGAAATCGCTCAACTAGAAGAATCCATCGCCAACATCGAACAACAGTTATGTGAACCTAGCGTATACGAAGACTTTCAAAAAGCACAGCAATTAACAAAAGAAAATGAAGAAATGAAAGAAAAACTAGAAACATTACTAGCAGAATGGGAAGTACTTCATACATCGCAATAA
- the tsaB gene encoding tRNA (adenosine(37)-N6)-threonylcarbamoyltransferase complex dimerization subunit type 1 TsaB — protein MKVLAIDTSNAVMGIALVDNGSVKGEVITNIKKDHSTRAMPAIQALMADCRVAPNDLNLIVVAKGPGSYTGVRIGVTIAKTLAWTLNIPIVGVSSLEVLAANGRYFRGLLSPLFDARRGQIYTGLYRYHKGQLECVASDRLVLASEWAQYVREMQEPVLFLGEDLRLHEAVFTEALQAFAHFSPASLQLPRPSELAFLGMQKKPEAVHSFVPNYIRLAEAEAKWLETQKEQNRYEN, from the coding sequence ATGAAGGTACTGGCAATTGACACATCGAATGCAGTCATGGGAATTGCCCTTGTGGATAATGGGAGTGTGAAGGGAGAAGTAATTACGAACATAAAAAAGGATCATTCGACGCGTGCGATGCCAGCTATTCAAGCTTTGATGGCTGATTGTCGGGTAGCTCCAAATGATTTGAATTTAATTGTTGTTGCAAAGGGACCAGGTTCTTATACAGGCGTACGAATTGGTGTGACGATTGCTAAAACATTGGCATGGACGTTGAACATTCCGATTGTTGGGGTTTCTAGTCTAGAAGTGCTCGCTGCGAATGGTCGCTATTTTCGTGGGCTTCTTTCCCCTTTGTTCGATGCAAGAAGAGGGCAAATTTATACTGGCTTGTACCGTTATCACAAAGGACAACTTGAGTGTGTAGCAAGCGATCGACTTGTGTTGGCAAGCGAGTGGGCGCAATACGTGCGGGAGATGCAGGAGCCTGTTCTTTTTTTAGGTGAAGATTTGAGATTACATGAAGCTGTGTTTACAGAGGCACTTCAGGCATTTGCTCATTTTTCCCCTGCATCGCTACAGCTGCCGCGACCAAGCGAGTTGGCGTTTCTTGGAATGCAAAAAAAGCCGGAAGCCGTGCATTCCTTTGTTCCGAATTATATTCGTCTTGCGGAAGCAGAAGCAAAGTGGCTCGAAACGCAAAAGGAGCAAAATCGTTATGAAAATTAG
- the tatC gene encoding twin-arginine translocase subunit TatC, with amino-acid sequence MNDKEMSIYEHLGELRKRLIIVLVFFAIAMVVSFFFVEPVIVYLQKASEAKALTMNAFRLTDPIKIYMQFAFVIALVLTAPVLLYQIWAFVSPGLYEKERKVTLSYIPLSLFLFLSGVCFAYFVLFPYVVQFMESLASDLGVQQMIGINEYFSFLLQLVLPFGAVFQLPVIVMFLTRLGLITPMLLSKGRRYAYLILLIVAAIITPPDVISQLIVMIPLSILYEISVWISKIAYRKVLLAEQQAGQDK; translated from the coding sequence ATGAATGATAAAGAAATGTCGATATACGAACATCTTGGGGAACTGCGCAAACGGTTAATTATCGTACTTGTCTTTTTTGCCATTGCAATGGTTGTCAGCTTCTTTTTTGTGGAGCCAGTCATCGTTTATTTGCAAAAAGCGAGTGAAGCAAAAGCATTGACAATGAATGCCTTTCGGTTGACTGATCCCATTAAAATTTACATGCAATTTGCATTCGTCATTGCGCTCGTGTTGACAGCACCGGTATTGTTATATCAAATTTGGGCGTTTGTCAGTCCGGGGTTATATGAAAAAGAGAGAAAAGTAACGTTGAGCTATATCCCGTTATCGCTTTTTCTATTTCTTTCGGGGGTTTGCTTTGCTTATTTTGTTTTATTTCCGTATGTTGTTCAGTTTATGGAAAGTCTAGCATCGGATTTAGGTGTGCAGCAAATGATTGGGATTAACGAATATTTTTCGTTTCTATTGCAACTTGTGTTGCCATTTGGAGCCGTTTTTCAGTTGCCAGTAATTGTGATGTTTTTAACACGTCTTGGCTTAATTACGCCAATGCTGTTGTCGAAAGGGAGAAGGTATGCATATTTGATTTTGTTAATTGTGGCAGCTATTATTACACCTCCAGATGTGATATCGCAGTTAATCGTAATGATTCCTCTTTCAATTCTATATGAGATTAGTGTGTGGATTTCAAAAATTGCTTACCGAAAAGTGTTATTAGCAGAACAACAGGCTGGTCAGGATAAGTAG
- the groL gene encoding chaperonin GroEL (60 kDa chaperone family; promotes refolding of misfolded polypeptides especially under stressful conditions; forms two stacked rings of heptamers to form a barrel-shaped 14mer; ends can be capped by GroES; misfolded proteins enter the barrel where they are refolded when GroES binds) — protein MAKEIKFSEEARRAMLRGVDKLADAVKVTLGPKGRNVVLEKKFGSPLITNDGVTIAKEIELEDPFENMGAKLVAEVASKTNDVAGDGTTTATVLAQAMIREGLKNVTAGANPMGIRKGIEKAVAVAVEELKAISKPIQGNESIAQVAAISAADEEVGKLIAEAMERVGNDGVITLEESKGFTTELDVVEGMQFDRGYVSAYMVTDTEKMEAVLENPYILITDKKISSIQDILPVLEQVVQHGKPLLIIAEDIEGEALATLVVNKLRGTFTAVAVKAPGFGDRRKAMLEDIAILTGGEVITEELGRDLKSATIASLGRASKVIVTKEHTTIVEGAGDSDRIKARVNQIRVQLEETTSEFDREKLQERLAKLAGGVAVIKVGAATETELKERKLRIEDALNSTRAAVEEGIVAGGGTALMNVYSKVAAIEAEGDEATGVKIVLRAIEEPVRQIAQNAGLEGSVIVERLKNEKPGIGFNAATGEWVDMIEAGIVDPTKVTRSALQNAASVAAMFLTTEAVVADKPEENKGTPGMPDMGGMM, from the coding sequence ATGGCAAAAGAAATTAAATTCAGCGAAGAAGCTCGTCGTGCGATGCTACGCGGTGTGGATAAATTAGCAGACGCAGTAAAAGTAACGTTAGGTCCTAAAGGTCGCAACGTTGTATTAGAGAAAAAATTCGGTTCTCCGTTAATTACAAATGACGGTGTAACGATCGCGAAAGAAATCGAATTAGAAGATCCGTTTGAAAACATGGGTGCGAAGCTTGTGGCAGAAGTAGCAAGCAAAACAAACGACGTTGCCGGTGACGGTACGACAACTGCGACTGTATTAGCTCAAGCGATGATCCGTGAAGGCTTAAAGAACGTAACAGCTGGCGCAAACCCAATGGGTATCCGCAAAGGGATTGAAAAAGCAGTAGCTGTTGCGGTTGAAGAATTGAAAGCAATCTCTAAACCTATTCAAGGAAATGAATCGATTGCCCAAGTTGCAGCGATCTCTGCAGCTGATGAAGAAGTCGGTAAATTAATCGCAGAAGCAATGGAACGCGTTGGTAACGATGGCGTTATTACGTTAGAAGAGTCAAAAGGCTTCACAACAGAATTAGACGTTGTGGAAGGTATGCAATTTGACCGCGGATATGTATCTGCGTACATGGTAACAGATACAGAAAAAATGGAAGCAGTATTAGAAAATCCATACATCTTAATCACAGACAAGAAAATTTCAAGCATCCAAGACATCTTGCCTGTATTAGAGCAAGTGGTACAACATGGTAAGCCGCTATTAATTATCGCGGAAGATATTGAAGGCGAAGCGCTTGCAACGTTAGTAGTGAACAAGCTTCGTGGTACATTTACAGCAGTAGCGGTTAAAGCACCTGGCTTCGGTGATCGCCGCAAAGCAATGTTAGAAGACATTGCGATTTTAACTGGCGGTGAAGTGATTACAGAAGAATTAGGTCGCGATTTGAAATCGGCAACGATTGCATCGCTTGGTCGTGCGTCAAAAGTAATCGTGACAAAAGAACATACAACGATTGTCGAAGGTGCTGGCGACTCTGACCGCATTAAAGCACGCGTTAACCAAATCCGTGTTCAATTAGAAGAAACAACTTCTGAATTTGATCGTGAAAAATTACAAGAGCGCTTAGCGAAATTAGCTGGCGGCGTTGCGGTCATTAAAGTTGGTGCAGCGACAGAAACAGAATTGAAAGAGCGCAAATTGCGCATTGAAGACGCATTGAACTCTACACGTGCGGCTGTTGAAGAAGGTATCGTAGCCGGCGGTGGTACAGCGTTAATGAACGTTTACAGCAAAGTAGCTGCAATCGAAGCAGAAGGCGATGAAGCAACAGGTGTGAAAATCGTTCTTCGCGCGATCGAAGAGCCAGTTCGTCAAATTGCGCAAAACGCTGGTTTAGAAGGCTCTGTGATCGTAGAGCGCTTGAAAAACGAAAAACCTGGCATCGGCTTCAACGCTGCAACTGGCGAATGGGTAGACATGATCGAAGCTGGTATCGTTGACCCAACAAAAGTAACTCGCTCTGCGCTTCAAAACGCAGCATCTGTTGCCGCTATGTTCTTAACAACGGAGGCAGTAGTTGCTGACAAGCCAGAAGAAAACAAAGGCACACCAGGCATGCCTGACATGGGCGGCATGATGTAA
- a CDS encoding IS630 family transposase, producing MFYVDETHVRAYQALRTTWAEVGKQKQIPSYGHHAHVSIFGAVDVQQGDVVFHRASSANAETFLDFLRLLKEKYSDRFIVLVLDNARIHHANMVQAFLDSDEGAAFHFIYLPPYSPQLNPIERLWKWLKDEVIANVLHKDQNDIVQSITRFEQYVLQHRDEVLRRIGCTA from the coding sequence ATGTTTTATGTAGATGAGACGCATGTTCGTGCCTATCAAGCGCTTCGTACGACATGGGCAGAAGTAGGCAAGCAAAAACAAATCCCGAGTTACGGTCATCATGCCCATGTGTCCATTTTTGGTGCGGTCGACGTTCAACAAGGCGATGTCGTGTTTCATCGTGCCTCATCCGCCAATGCCGAGACGTTCTTAGACTTTTTGCGCCTGTTGAAAGAGAAATATTCGGATCGATTCATCGTGCTTGTGTTGGACAATGCACGTATTCATCATGCCAACATGGTGCAAGCATTCCTCGATAGCGACGAAGGCGCTGCATTTCACTTTATCTATTTGCCACCGTATTCTCCACAGTTAAACCCGATTGAACGGTTATGGAAGTGGCTGAAAGATGAAGTCATCGCCAACGTCTTGCATAAGGATCAAAACGACATTGTCCAGTCCATTACTCGCTTTGAACAGTACGTCTTGCAACACCGGGATGAAGTGTTACGCCGCATCGGATGTACTGCGTAA
- a CDS encoding helix-turn-helix domain-containing protein, with protein MKRLKITNDHGWTPRTLRKQERKIKDASLRVRVTAVRLVMEGYLGKDVAKMVNLCRQSVALYVSRFNEGGLDHLLDRRLPPGRVPFLTEEQQQELRQLVLTTTPVDVGWGISSSWNTRILQSYIQQTYGVFMSREGIRKLLHRLRLSWTRPTYKLVKGNPEHQAAFQKELEFIKKN; from the coding sequence ATGAAACGTCTTAAAATTACAAATGATCACGGCTGGACCCCTCGAACACTTCGGAAACAAGAACGGAAAATCAAAGATGCTTCGCTTCGCGTTCGGGTTACCGCCGTTCGTCTCGTCATGGAAGGGTATCTCGGAAAAGATGTTGCGAAAATGGTCAATCTATGCCGTCAATCGGTTGCCCTCTACGTCTCACGCTTTAACGAAGGAGGACTCGATCATTTACTCGATCGCCGCTTACCACCCGGTCGTGTGCCGTTTCTTACCGAAGAACAGCAACAAGAACTAAGACAACTCGTGTTAACCACCACCCCCGTTGATGTCGGTTGGGGCATTTCTTCCTCATGGAACACACGCATTTTGCAATCTTACATCCAACAAACATATGGTGTGTTTATGTCACGTGAAGGCATTCGCAAGTTGTTACATCGTCTTCGTTTATCGTGGACACGTCCAACCTACAAGCTGGTGAAAGGGAATCCAGAACATCAAGCTGCTTTTCAAAAGGAACTCGAATTTATAAAAAAAAACTAA
- the tatA gene encoding twin-arginine translocase TatA/TatE family subunit, which yields MMKYLLILFVIVLLFGTKKLPELGKSFGQSLKEFKKETKELTEEDDKNA from the coding sequence ATGATGAAGTATTTACTCATTTTGTTTGTCATTGTTTTGCTATTTGGAACGAAAAAGCTTCCAGAACTCGGGAAGTCGTTCGGTCAATCGTTAAAAGAGTTTAAGAAAGAAACGAAAGAGTTAACTGAAGAGGACGACAAAAACGCGTAA
- the rimI gene encoding ribosomal protein S18-alanine N-acetyltransferase: protein MKISFRPMTLDDLDGVLVIEKASFTLPWSREAFYNELVHNRYAKYVVMEHDDRLVGYCGMWVVVDEAHITNVAVLPEYRGKKLGEALMRRMMEMAKQLGAVTMTLEVRVSNEVAQSLYRKLGFLNGGIRKRYYPDNQEDALVMWVNLT from the coding sequence ATGAAAATTAGCTTTCGTCCGATGACGTTAGATGACTTGGATGGGGTTTTAGTGATTGAAAAAGCGTCGTTTACGCTTCCATGGAGCCGAGAAGCTTTTTATAACGAACTTGTCCATAATCGCTATGCGAAGTATGTCGTGATGGAACATGATGATCGGTTGGTCGGGTATTGTGGAATGTGGGTGGTTGTAGATGAGGCGCATATTACAAACGTAGCGGTATTGCCCGAATATCGTGGGAAAAAGCTAGGAGAAGCACTCATGCGTAGGATGATGGAAATGGCTAAACAGCTTGGGGCGGTAACGATGACGCTAGAAGTGCGTGTTTCTAACGAAGTGGCGCAATCGCTATATCGCAAATTAGGGTTTTTAAATGGGGGAATTCGTAAAAGGTATTATCCGGATAATCAAGAAGATGCTCTTGTAATGTGGGTGAATTTAACGTGA